A portion of the Deltaproteobacteria bacterium genome contains these proteins:
- a CDS encoding transposase: MECAIKLALDLSPEDEHIIEGQMKICNWLYNQLLQRANELRDSYVATQDKDAGKILYADRGLRNLVPDMKKTHPFLKSVHSSPLKNTALRLSRVIQDYQKSRKSRRKGKPTGWPSFRSHKVKPFSLLYDEPGKGFKLDGRSLRISLGKNAAGKQIYITGTVEKSLSCFADATIKQLRIKREHDRYYAVLSVVRQFRPEARQGASTRPPKVIALDPNHKNLAYGVDNLGVAIEITNFHGKRYFDREIDRVKSKRDKCLRKSVPVTKDGKVIHFKSSRRYQ; this comes from the coding sequence GTGGAATGCGCGATTAAATTAGCTTTAGATCTTAGTCCCGAAGATGAGCACATCATCGAGGGTCAAATGAAGATCTGCAATTGGCTCTATAATCAGCTACTTCAAAGGGCTAATGAGCTGCGTGATAGCTATGTCGCTACGCAAGATAAAGACGCAGGCAAGATTCTTTACGCTGATCGAGGCCTGCGCAACCTAGTCCCGGACATGAAAAAGACGCATCCATTCCTCAAGTCCGTGCATAGCTCACCCCTCAAGAATACTGCCCTGCGACTTAGTCGGGTCATACAAGACTACCAAAAATCGCGTAAATCTAGGCGTAAAGGCAAGCCGACGGGTTGGCCGTCGTTCCGCAGTCACAAGGTCAAGCCTTTCTCTCTGCTCTATGACGAGCCAGGCAAGGGATTTAAACTTGATGGTAGGTCACTCAGGATTAGCCTCGGTAAGAATGCCGCGGGTAAACAGATTTACATCACAGGTACGGTGGAAAAGTCCCTGTCATGTTTCGCAGACGCCACCATCAAGCAGCTCAGAATCAAGCGCGAGCATGACCGCTACTATGCAGTACTCTCGGTGGTGCGTCAGTTTAGGCCGGAGGCTCGTCAGGGTGCTAGCACGCGCCCGCCCAAAGTCATCGCACTCGACCCTAATCACAAGAACCTAGCCTACGGTGTCGATAACCTTGGCGTTGCGATTGAAATCACCAACTTCCACGGCAAAAGATATTTCGACCGCGAGATCGACCGTGTCAAATCCAAACGCGACAAGTGCCTACGCAAATCGGTACCAGTGACTAAAGACGGCAAAGTTATTCATTTCAAATCATCAAGGAGGTATCAG